One Cucumis melo cultivar AY chromosome 8, USDA_Cmelo_AY_1.0, whole genome shotgun sequence genomic window, TTGATACTCATAAATTCTTTGGAAGAGGTTAAAATATTTGATAGGTTATAAGAGTAATTAGagataaataaaatgtgatCTAGTTAGTTACTTGTAATTGTAAGGCAAGTCAGACAGTTAATGTGTGGTTAATAATAATCACTCTTGTCGCTCATGCATATGTACTAAGATGGTTGTATATAGGTTTGATCTTCCATGGTTTTTAACATAAAAATCAATTGGATCGAAAATtcgattttatatattaataacAATCCATCGTGTATTTGATTTATCTAATTCTTTTATCTCCTATCTCTCCCCTACTATCTACACAGCTGAGAGGAGGAATATCGAAAAGAATATAGAGAAACATACataaagaaatcgaagattaatCCAACATATATCTTAAaccatttaattaataaattcaaTATCACGTAAATGTCAGTGAGTGAATGGCATTTGTTTTACACCATGATCATAATTAGAAGAATTATAAGAGAGATAGGGAATGGAATGGTAGAATAGAGACGTGAAAGCCAATAGTGTAAATCATTTAGATCCAGATCTACAAAGCTTTTCAGGCTCACATCCTCTCGTATAAGGATTGGCTGGATCTCCTAATATTTTACACTTACCATCTCTGCATATTGCGCCTCCATCCCTACCCATGGCACCATAGGTAATAGCAGTCGCATTTGTTGGATTTATCATGAATGAACAAACCATAATCATAGCTATCAAAATAACAAGTGTTTTGTTGGTCTTGCCTGCCATTTAAACGATTTTGGTATCACCCTTtcaaatcttcaaattttaGTTTGAATGAAAGGCAAAAAGAATGAGAATGGTTTTCAATTTATATTTTCCCTTCGAAACAAATCATACCCCATCTATTGCTTTCACTTCATCTATTTTTAGGATCCTTGGTTATTTTTACTCTCGCTAATCTATCGAAAAAGgttgaaggtaaatttaattatatacaCTCCCAAGTCCCAAAAAAtagaaatcaatattaaattaaaagaaaatgacaTTAGAGTTACTTAATCACACGACTTTCATGGATCATGAATAGAGGACTGATTTCATCTTAAGTCATCATTTAACCCCAAAACTTAAAATTGATATATAAAAGCAAGTTTAATCATGCATCACCAACAAATTTAATCGAATTTAACATTTAAAGTATGATTATATACCAACCAAAGAGCATGAAAACCTATACACATAATTGTAATAATCTTATCTGTATCTATAATATGGATATGTATGAGgagatatttattatttatttttccgcAACCTATTATTATGATAGGTTGGGTAATTTTATAAAGAgaaacaaatattaaattttttatttaaaagccAAATTatgatttgaaatatttttaaactcaataattccttaaaagaaaaaaaacatctaTGAATCACTTTTACagattgaaattttgaagtattttaagagcactataaaatttatattattaatgaatttGTCAAACAGTTATTTTGCCCAATTTTtaatatcaaaattaaaatgAGTTTGTTTATATTATCAACACAAAAATCTAATacctttaaaaaaaacaattaaatagaCTTTGAACTATAAGAGATACTATTTCTCATATTTTTACCAGCCAACCCATAAAAGATgctatttttcatatttttaccctaaaccaactcatttagtattttttaaaatgactttattttaaattaaatatatgttaTAAGCATTAGATTAATATAAAGTGTtatctatatttatttatatcatGATAACACAGATGATATTCTTTTTAATCtatatttatagatatttttaatattattataagtttgaaaacaatactatatttctaataaattttaaaatacaacaATTAAGGAAACCCTATCTCATCGCCTTGAAATATCAACGGCCAGGATCTCTCGTACCCACTACATTCCTCTTCACTGAAATCTTCTATTAAATGGCCTCGCTAGGGTTTAACAACCTCATCGTTCCTCTGTCCTCTCACCGCAGCTTCTTCAACACCTTCGCCAGCTTATCGATTCCGTTCAGTCAGTCTTCAACAGTTTCGTCGCTctgaaacttttttctttcgtctttgaattttgtttcttacGATCTGTTTTTCTCGAGGCTGTATTGTACCAAGAGCAGGGCGATGGCCCTGTTCTTGACCTGCCGTTGAGGCTGCAGCTAAATCAATCCATGGAAGTTTACTGGCCGGTTGTTGTTTCAGATCTAATCTGATCTTCATCGACGAATCTGCTTACCGAACTTCTTACATTTTCTTTATAAGAATCTCTTGTTTTGTTTGATTATGAGAAGGAGAGATGAGTGAAATGGCATAGTTTTTAGCCTTTTTTCATGAGAACCTTCTCTCACATTAAGTTTTTCTGTCACCTTCCAGGCAAGCTGCTTTGATTTCCCAATAGCTTGCGTCTATCGGTGACtacaatttttctattttctctgGTTTCTAGGTCTTGAAGGCTGACGAGCTCGAAACTGGGATCGAAATCGAGTTTGCAATTCTTTGATATATTAAACCAGAACACTTGTTAAAAAACAATATAGATCTATTATTGGGTATGTCCTTGGAATTTGTTGCTAGAATCAAAGCTAAAACCCCCCAATTAAAAATCTGTATAGATTGCTCTGAATTTGGGTGCAACTTTGGACCAAAAGATGCAGAAGAACACTAAGAATCAAACCCTAACTATACAAATTATCAATATGAACTAATTTTATATACACTTTATTGACCTATTAATCCTACAGAAGTAACTCATTGCCACCAAAAACAGCAGTTAAATTCCCAACTCTGATACCTGCATTTCGGCCGAAATCTCCCCTACAATAGTAGGATTTAAAACAGGGTAAACTCATTTCCGACGGTGAAGTTTCTGCTTCAGCCGATCCTGACACTTTGTGGTTCGTAGTTCGTTTGTAAGAACCAAACCATTTTGCTTGCATGTACCCATTTCTTCTCCACGGAGGTATATGCATATTCCTCTTTTTCATGGACTCTTTCATGGCAGAGCACATTAGCTTCACCACCTGCTTCAATTCATCCAAAGTTCCGACGAAAATCTCCGGAAATGTGTTGAGTAATGATACGTATTTACTTGTTGGTCGGGCAATTTCAAATTCTCTAGCTAAAAAGATTTCTACGATGTATCGATTTCCACCAAAATTGACGTCGATATACTCATGATCACCTGCCGGAAATGCCCGGAGTTTCTCCATCTTCGATTTGCAAAGACCTGTTTGCATTCAAATGAGTGAATTGAACAATGAATTAAACTGTCCGTTTGAATTTTAAAGAAGGATAAAAAAAACATCACCGGCATCAAAGCCTTTTCTTCGCAAATGTGCCATCAATTGACGATTAATCCCCGGTACCGATCTTCCACCAACGAGCTTCAGAGCTTGTTCTGTTTCAATTCTGATTTCCTCGTTCTTGTTTTCTAAGGAACCAAACAGATTCCGCAACTTGACAACCCCTGCATCCGAATCAAAGGAAAAACCGTCTGATTCTTCAGTACAGCTATCTTCCGTCTCTCCTTCCTTAAATTCGAAATCACCCTTTTCAATGAACGACTTAACGAGGTCGAAAAGGTCGGCGGTGGGTTTTTCCGGCGAATGGTCGCTACCGCTCTCCCAGACGGAGGAATCAGCACCGTAGCGGAAGACTGCGGCTAACCTATCCATTTGAATTGGGAATTAAATTCGTGATGGGTTTTTGGTTTATATTGTTGTGATAGTATTAGTTGGTTGAGATTGAGAAGAAAGTGGTATGGAAAAGCGGGAGAATGTGGTCATGGTGTGGAGAAGATGGAGTAATGGTGTTGTTTACGGTACGGAGTTGTGCGTTTATATAGAGATTTGGAGGTTGAGTCATGGAGAGATGGCGGTGACGGCGTTTTTTTTTCCAAcaattcaattattttgtttggagaaaagaaaaaagagtgtAAATTGAGGTTTGTTTTTACCAAATACTTTTCCTTCACGGGAAATATAACAAACATTGGAGTACACGGACAACGTTATctacttaatttaatttaatcaaagaTTACTCACTCTAATGTTATGATGTATACATAAAGATAAACTCAAAACATATATTTTGAATAAAACTGGAGAAAAATACGTCCAACCCTCCATTactttgattattattattattattattattattattatagagAGTAATGTTATGTAATGGATAAAGAAAGGATGGGAGAATGGAGTTTGAATGTGAAAGACTTATGATGACATGCAACACTCATATGTATCCCACGTGTTTCCCACGAGCGTCATATTGACTCTCTACAGTCTTACTTAACACGTCACGTCCTTTTCTTGTCGTCATTTACACGTCATCTTCCTTTGCTCGGCTGGATGCGGAAATTTGGCGCTGCCTAAAACGCatattctttctttctccttattctctcttttcttttttcttttttctttttttaattttctttggcattattattattattattaaaatattaattattaaattaggGTTTATCCTTTGTAGGATGACCAGATTCAATGAATCTTCCTTTTATCACTTTCTTGCCCAATGGGTTCTTCTCCTTATTTTGAGGGGGTGTGATGAAATAATCAGCTTCTAATCCAATAATCTTATCCACACTTTCCTTTCTACCATTTTTTACATTTCAATAGCCCCCTTTCTCATTTTTTAGACCTTTCATTTAGGTTAGTTTTTTAAGGTGATATTTTTAGTTTTCGAagttatttgaaatatttaaaattatccTCTTTTAAAATTGATCTTTAGTTgactaaagaaaaataaataatgaatttgattttaattttgtacTAGCGGAAAAGGTGTGAAATTTAGAAGGATGATTTTTCTACTCATCATCAACAAAGCATTTCTTTGACAAAACATTTCtcgcaaaaaaaaaagtaaaagtaaaaccCCACCGAAGGTCTTAAGGAGATGAGAGACCAGAGTTCGATGGATATAAAAGTTCCAAGTCCCTGAGAAGAATACAAAACCTCAATTGCAATTTAATCAAACATATTCTTTTGGTGGGCCCGATTGTCTGCTCAGATTAGTGAGAGTTTGGGTGTGGTCGTATGCTGGGCCTAGGGCGGGTGGTTGGGCTTCTTGTGCCATTGGGCCAATAGTGTCGGCAAGCACCGGCCCGGCCCGGGCGGCGGCTGAAAACTTCTGTTCTTCCTTCAAATAAAATCTCGACACGGAAAAAAGTCGTAATGAACACGAAGTACGAACGAACGGTGAAGGAAATGGGAGAGGATTCACATTCAAGGACGAAGAATTgaacaaaattatataaatctatttcagaaagaaaaagaagaagcatataaactatttaaaattCGGAGCTTTATTTAAAcaacagcaaaaaaaaaaaaaaaaaaaagaaaaaaaagaaagcagcTGGTCTTCGTCCCGTTCTTCCTTTGAAGGCGAAGACGGATTAGACTGATCTGTTTCCCGTCCAAATCTGAGAAATGAACACCAACAAAAGACTCGTCTTCATCAGCTAAAACGGTTCGTTTTTCATCCTTAAT contains:
- the LOC103484651 gene encoding uncharacterized protein LOC103484651; the encoded protein is MDRLAAVFRYGADSSVWESGSDHSPEKPTADLFDLVKSFIEKGDFEFKEGETEDSCTEESDGFSFDSDAGVVKLRNLFGSLENKNEEIRIETEQALKLVGGRSVPGINRQLMAHLRRKGFDAGLCKSKMEKLRAFPAGDHEYIDVNFGGNRYIVEIFLAREFEIARPTSKYVSLLNTFPEIFVGTLDELKQVVKLMCSAMKESMKKRNMHIPPWRRNGYMQAKWFGSYKRTTNHKVSGSAEAETSPSEMSLPCFKSYYCRGDFGRNAGIRVGNLTAVFGGNELLL